In the genome of Armatimonadota bacterium, the window CGGAACACCGCCATGGGGGAGGCGCCACGGGAGCTCTCGAACCGGAATCCCAGCAGCCGCTCCGCGGCTCCGTTGGCGAGCACGAGCCGCCGGTTCCGGTCAAACACCAGAACGCCCTCCTCCATGGTGTCCAGCACCTTCCGCAGCCGCTCGAACTCCTTCCACGCCCGGGAAAGGGTCTCGGAGAAGTGCCGCGCGGTGGCGTCCACAGCTGCGGCGAGCTCCTCGAGCACGTCCCCGGTGGCGGGTTCCAGGGCCTCCGGCACCGGAGGCAGGGATCGGAGGTACCGGGCGAGCCGTGCACACGCATCTCGTAGCCGCCGCTCCCGAACGCCGGCAAGGAGGAGTCCTGCTCCGCCCCCCAGCCCGAGGAGGGCCAGCAGCCACCCCGGGACCCGGTCCGCCACCAGTGCCCACAGCCCCACCCCCACCAGGGATGCACCCAGAAGAACGAAGAGCGTCCGCACGACTCCCCTATGCCTCCAGCCGATACCCCACGCCCCGCACCGCCACGAGCCGCACCCCAGAACCCGCTTCCCGCAGCTTGCGCCGCAGCCAGGAGACGTGCACGTCCACGGTGCGCTCGTCTCCCGTGTAGTCGTAGCCCCACACCCGCTCGATGAGCTGGTCGCGGGAGAGGACCGCGCCGGCGTTCCGCATGAAAAGCGCCAACAGCTCGTACTCCTTCGGCGCGAGAGGGAGCATCCGATCCCCGCACCGGATCTCGTGCCGTCGGGGATCCAACACGAGATCTCCCACCTGCACGGACTCCGAGGAAGCCCGGCGGTAGCGCCGCAGGGCCGCCCGTACCCGCGCCAGGAGCTCCCGCATGGAGAAGGGCTTGGGGATGTAGTCGTCCGCCCCCAGGTCCAACCCCACCACGCGGTCCGTCTCGTCCGTGCGGGCGGTCAGCAGGAGGATGGGGATGTCCCGCTCCCG includes:
- a CDS encoding response regulator transcription factor gives rise to the protein MQSRTDSEPARILVVDDERPLVEALRFALEREGYRVIEAYDGASALERGLQEPLDLVILDVMLPEMSGFEVCRLLRRERDIPILLLTARTDETDRVVGLDLGADDYIPKPFSMRELLARVRAALRRYRRASSESVQVGDLVLDPRRHEIRCGDRMLPLAPKEYELLALFMRNAGAVLSRDQLIERVWGYDYTGDERTVDVHVSWLRRKLREAGSGVRLVAVRGVGYRLEA